CCATTGTAGCGAAACGTCACAGATGCTGGTGGATACGAGGCTTGCGAATACAGACTCCGGAGGCGTATTTATTATACAGTACGTCGAGGACGGATGTATGAGCATAACGAAGTAGACGCCTGCATATGTGGTGTTGCAGTAGATGGCTGGTGATTTATGCGGGCTGATTCCGGGAGGTTGTTTCTTGAGTCAGCAGATGCTTTTACACGGTATCATGGCTGTTGTCCTTGGTCTTGCAGTAGGGCTTATTCTCTGGCTGATCAGAAAACATTCACCAGGGAGCAGGCTGAAGCTCTGGATTCTTCTGGCTGGAATCGCTGGGGCATCATACCTTGTGATGAAGATGTTCGGGGTACCGGGAGAATCAACCTTTTCCAGAATAGCTCTTGCTGCGACAATTATGCTCGGCGCCAACACGATTCTGCAGGTTCTGAACCTGCTGTTGTGGGACTATCTCCTGAAGAAACAGGGCGATATTCACATTCCGAGACTGATAATAGACATGATCAACTTCATCGTTCTGGCAATTGTCGCAGTAGCCATTCTAAATGGAATATTCGGAGTCAGGCTCACCGCGTTCCTTGTTACGTCAACCGTTCTTTCCGCTGTTATCGGACTCTCTCTTCAGGACATACTGGGTAATCTTTTTGCGGGTCTGGCTTTGCAGATGGAGAGACCGTATAAAGTCGGTGAATGGATAGGTGTAGGTGAAGAAGAGGGTATAGTCGTGCAGATGAACTGGCGGACTCTTACCATCAGAACAAGAGCCGGAGATCATGTTACCATTCCAAACGCTACTGTTTCTAAGGATATCGTAACTAACTACTCCCATCCGAACAGACATCATATGTGCAGGATAGAAATCGGAATGGCTTACAATCACTCACCTGGACAGGTGAAGAAAATAATTTCAGGAGTATTTGCCAGAACCGATGGGGTTCTGACGAAACCGCTTCCCAAAGTATTCCTTGAAAAATTTGATAGTTATACTATCAATTATGATGTACGTTTCTGGATTTCGGAATATCACAGAAAACCCGAAATCGAAAATGCAGTCAGAACACATATCTGGTATAGCCTTCGAAGGGCCGGGCTTTCAATTCCGTTCCCGATCAGGGATGTGACAGTTAGAACTGTCCCTGAGGATTACGAAGCCAGAGTCAAGGAATTGCTGATAACAGAAATATTCAATGAACTCAGAGAAGTTGAACTATTTGAACTGCTTAACGACGAACAGATCCTGAAACTTGCTGAGAGTTCCTCCAGACATCTCTATTCAAAGGGAGAGATACTTGTTAACCAGGGAGATTCAGGTGATTCCCTGTTAATTATCTCGGACGGCAAGGTCGAGGTTTATGTTTCTGATAGCTCCGGTCGAAAAACTCATCTCGCAGACCTCCAGGAAGGAGATTACTTCGGTGAAATGAGCCTCCTTACAGGTGAACCCCGCTCAGCATCGGTCTGCGCGGTGGCCGAAACTGAAGTAATCGTTGTTAAAAAAGAAGGTCTGGCATACCTGCTGGAAACAGAACCCTCGATCCTTGAACCACTCTCTGAAATGCTGGAAAAACGACTGGAGGATCTTTCAAGCAGAGTTGTGGACAGCTCAATAGAGGAGCAGGAATACA
The sequence above is a segment of the Candidatus Aegiribacteria sp. genome. Coding sequences within it:
- a CDS encoding mechanosensitive ion channel family protein; amino-acid sequence: MSQQMLLHGIMAVVLGLAVGLILWLIRKHSPGSRLKLWILLAGIAGASYLVMKMFGVPGESTFSRIALAATIMLGANTILQVLNLLLWDYLLKKQGDIHIPRLIIDMINFIVLAIVAVAILNGIFGVRLTAFLVTSTVLSAVIGLSLQDILGNLFAGLALQMERPYKVGEWIGVGEEEGIVVQMNWRTLTIRTRAGDHVTIPNATVSKDIVTNYSHPNRHHMCRIEIGMAYNHSPGQVKKIISGVFARTDGVLTKPLPKVFLEKFDSYTINYDVRFWISEYHRKPEIENAVRTHIWYSLRRAGLSIPFPIRDVTVRTVPEDYEARVKELLITEIFNELREVELFELLNDEQILKLAESSSRHLYSKGEILVNQGDSGDSLLIISDGKVEVYVSDSSGRKTHLADLQEGDYFGEMSLLTGEPRSASVCAVAETEVIVVKKEGLAYLLETEPSILEPLSEMLEKRLEDLSSRVVDSSIEEQEYKQPVQKDHILGRIRDFFGIR